One Opisthocomus hoazin isolate bOpiHoa1 chromosome 25, bOpiHoa1.hap1, whole genome shotgun sequence DNA window includes the following coding sequences:
- the PPP1R15B gene encoding protein phosphatase 1 regulatory subunit 15B codes for MEPSGRERAGPGLGRAWLGLAAAWPKLAGPSAPPAGASPQASPPFSWLRLMSQLLSPLPALLQRLLPGPALSSAFCPGQSPTKGPQPPPLLLSEPAASLDWAEEAMPWPEEPLEKGGEGGSEPPPAVWGSGLVRRGLASFPAPRLDVYVLGPEQGQACGSGKSHLPQPLRAELPAGAWPGCPARGGLPEVEFLRSKRLAFLHPWPLASGGLAVPEPDHGYHSLEEEQQQHQGPGQEEVGRWREQRGDAGELERPEEPSDAGRQPGDGPSEQEGVRGSAAKGEALTEEDDENSETEQNLPVSARPACANKLIDYILGGVSSGEESADDEEDWDDDDDGFDSEGLSSDSDTGSQDGERLHLWNSFYSLDPYNPQNFTATIQTSSSDPGKDMSDAEDEEEEEEDSSWAEESSGSPHPSSEEEEDEDEEWDCSSVDEEENLKLWNSFCTSDDPYNPLNFKAAFQTAEKKGTPGLKGAERPSVVASECGHLTVCRVQVEKHNCGVTDVVLHGILSGEKCRSTKRKKVTFLEKVTEYYVSSEEDRKGPWEELARDGCRFQKRIQETEEAIGYCFTTEHRQRVFKRLQETYYERVDLF; via the exons ATGGAGCCGAGCGGCCGGGAACGCGCCGGCCCCGGCCTCGGGAGAGCTTGGCTGGGCTTGGCCGCGGCCTGGCCTAAGCTGGCCGGGCCCAGCGCGCCTCCCGCCGGCGCCTCGCCCCAGGCGAGCCCGCCCTTCTCCTGGCTGCGGCTGATGTCGCAGCTCCTCTCCCCGCTGCCCGCTTTGCTGcagcggctgctgcccggcccggcgctgaGCAGTGCCTTCTGCCCCGGGCAGTCGCCCACCAAGGGCCctcagccgccgccgctgctgctgtcGGAGCCGGCCGCCTCGCTGGACTGGGCCGAGGAGGCGATGCCGTGGCCGGAGGAGCCGCTGGAGAAGGGGGGAGAGGGCGGCTCGGAGCCGCCGCCGGCAGTCTGGGGAAGCGGGCTGGTGCGGAGGGGCCTGGCGTCCTTCCCCGCGCCGCGTCTGGACGTGTACGTGCTGGGCCCGGAGCAGGGCCAGGCCTGCGGCTCCGGCAAGAGccacctgccccagcccctgcgagccgagctccccgccggggcctggccaggctgcccggcccggggcggcTTGCCCGAGGTGGAGTTCCTCCGCAGCAAGCGTTTGGCGTTTCTTCATCCTTGGCCTTTAGCGAGCGGTGGGCTGGCCGTGCCAGAGCCGGACCACGGCTACCACAGcctggaggaggagcagcagcagcaccagggcccTGGTCAGGAAGAGGTAGGGCGGtggcgggagcagcggggagaTGCCGGGGAGTTGGAGCGGCCCGAGGAGCCGAGCGATGCGGGGAGACAGCCTGGAGATGGCCCCTCGGAGCAGGAGGGGGTCAGGGGCTCAGCTGCGAAGGGGGAAGCCCTGACTGAAGAGGACGACGAGAACTCCGAAACAGAGCAAAACCTTCCAGTTTCAGCTAGGCCTGCCTGTGCGAATAAACTAATAGACTATATCCTAGGCGGAGTTTCCAGCGGGGAGGAGAGTGCGGATGATGAGGAAGACTGGGATGACGACGATGACGGGTTTGATAGCGAAGGGCTCTCCTCGGATTCAGACACCGGTAGCCAGGACGGGGAAAGACTACATCTCTGGAATTCCTTCTATAGTCTGGACCCCTACAACCCTCAGAACTTCACAGCCACTATTCAGACATCTTCCAGCGATCCAGGAAAGGATATGTCGGATgcggaggacgaggaggaggaggaggaagattcttcatgggcagaggagtcctCAGGCTCTCCTCACCCTAgttctgaggaggaggaggacgaggacgaggagtgGGACTGTAGCAGTGTGGATGAGGAAGAAAACTTGAAACTTTGGAACTCGTTCTGTACCTCAGATGATCCGTATAATCCTTTAAATTTCAAGGCAGCCTttcaaacagcagagaaaaaagggaCGCCTGGTTTaaaaggagcagagaggccaagtGTGGTCGCTTCTGAGTGTGGTCACTTAACTGTCTGTCGGGTGCAGGTGGAAAAACATAACTGTGGGGTCACTGACGTTGTGCTGCATGGCATTCTTTCTGGGGAGAAATGTAGAAGTACCAAGCGGAAAAAG GTAACCTTCCTTGAAAAAGTCACTGAGTATTACGTAAGCAGTGAGGAGGATCGTAAAGGACCCTGGGAAGAGCTTGCACGAGATGGATGCAGGTTCCAGAAACGTATCCAAGAAACAGAAGAAGCCATAGGATACTGCTTCACTACAGAGCATAGACAGAGAGTATTTAAGAGACTCCAAGAAACCTACTATGAGAGGGTTGATCTCTTCTAG